In a genomic window of Hyphomicrobiales bacterium:
- a CDS encoding ferritin, translating into MASEGYHEPISELSDETRDMHRAIVSLMEELEAVDWYNQRVDACKDDELKAILAHNRDEEKEHAAMVLEWIRRKDPTFDKELRDYVFTDKPIAHHD; encoded by the coding sequence ATGGCGAGTGAAGGCTATCACGAACCGATTTCGGAGCTTTCCGACGAGACGCGCGACATGCACCGCGCCATCGTTTCCCTGATGGAGGAGCTTGAGGCCGTCGACTGGTACAACCAGCGTGTCGACGCCTGCAAGGACGACGAACTCAAGGCCATTCTCGCGCACAATCGTGACGAGGAAAAAGAGCACGCCGCGATGGTTCTCGAATGGATCCGCCGCAAGGATCCGACCTTCGACAAGGAACTGCGCGACTACGTGTTCACCGACAAGCCAATCGCGCACCACGACTAA
- a CDS encoding transcriptional regulator, which translates to MLEFLEMPGHLIRRMHQISVSLFLEEVSKIGYDLTPVQFAALVAVKNHPGIDQARLAGAIAYDRVTVGGVVNRLVQKDLLSRRVSVTDRRARELFLTPDGEKALELIGPVLQHAQELLLNGLEAEEREIFIGLLKKATEAANRLSRVPMRGFERTDKAGPLG; encoded by the coding sequence ATGCTGGAATTCCTAGAGATGCCCGGACATCTGATCCGTCGCATGCATCAGATATCCGTGTCCCTGTTTCTCGAAGAAGTCAGCAAGATCGGTTACGACCTGACCCCGGTTCAGTTCGCCGCGCTCGTTGCGGTCAAGAACCACCCCGGCATCGATCAGGCACGACTTGCGGGCGCCATCGCGTATGATCGCGTCACTGTCGGGGGAGTGGTCAACCGGCTGGTTCAGAAAGACCTGCTTTCGCGCCGCGTCAGCGTCACCGACCGCCGGGCGCGGGAGCTGTTCCTGACGCCGGATGGAGAAAAGGCGCTCGAACTCATCGGCCCGGTGCTTCAACACGCTCAGGAGCTGTTGCTCAACGGCCTTGAGGCGGAGGAACGGGAGATCTTCATCGGACTTCTCAAGAAGGCTACGGAAGCGGCGAACCGGCTGAGCCGCGTCCCCATGCGCGGGTTCGAGCGCACCGACAAGGCCGGGCCGCTCGGCTGA